Below is a window of Pseudarthrobacter equi DNA.
AGGGCCGCCGGTGGGGGCCTGGTCCGGGTCCGAGTGGCCCCAGTCCGGCCTCGACCTGGCGCCCGGCGACTGCCTGGTGGTGGTCAGTGACGGCGTGCTGGATGTCTTCGAATCCGTGGAGGACTTCACGGAGGCCGTCCGGCGGGCCACCCAGGCCGAGGATTCCGCGCAGGCGGCCAGCAGCGCCATCCTGTCCCTCGCCCCGGCCGAGACCGCTGAGGACGATGTGACGGTGGTTGTGGTCCGCAGGCTCCCCCAGGATGTGGCGGTATGACCCGGTTCTGGACCCGCGTGGTGGTGGTGCTGACCGTTATCACCGGCGTGAACTACATCGCCTGGCGGTGGATGGCCTCCCTGAACTGGGAAGCCTGGTGGATCGCCCTGCCGCTGGTCATCGCCGAAACGTACAGTCTCATCGACGTGATGCTGTTCGGCATGACGGTGTGGAACCTGAAGATCCGCAAGGGCGCCCCGGAGCCACCGGCCGATGCCACGGTGGACGTCTTCATCACCACGTATAACGAGGACCTTGACATGGTGCTCACCACGGCGCTGGCGGCCCAGCGGATCCGGCATCCGCACAGCACCTGGATCCTCGACGACGGCGCCCGCCCCGAGATGAAGGCACTCGCCGAACGGCACGGGCTGGGTTATGTGACCCGCAGCGAGGACTGGACCAAAGACCTGCCCCGCCACGCCAAGGCGGGGAACCTGAACAATGCGCTGATGCAGACCGACGGCGAGTTCCTGCTGATCCTGGATGCGGACCAGATCCCCGAACCGGACATCCTGGAAAAGACGCTGGGCTACTTCAACAACAGCAAGGTGGCGCTGGTCCAGACCCCGCAGTACTTCAGCAACGTCCCGGCCGACGACCCCCTGGGCAGCCAGGCCCCGCTGTTCTACGGCCCCATCCAGCAGGGCAAGGACGGCTGGAACGCTGCCTTCTTCTGCGGCTCCAACGCCATCCTGCGCCGCGAAGCGCTGATGCAGCTGGGCCTGGTGGGCTACGTGAAGGAGACCGAGAAGAGCATCCGCCGCGCGCTGGCAGCCTCCCGGCAGGCCATCCGGCAGGCGCGCAAGTCCACGGACATGGACTCGCTGGTGGCGCAGGTGCTGGACGAGGTGGAAGCCGCCACTGTTGAAGCGCAGCAGGAACTGGACTCCGGCATGGCGCTCAGCGAGATCACCTACCGGGTGCGCCGCCGCGTGGACACCGCCGTCCAGACCCTGGTGCAGGCAGACGTCGAGGCACTGCAGTCGGACCTCGAGGAAATCGCGGCCATGGAACTCGCCCACGTTGGCGAGGCCGGCGTTCCGGTGGTGGCCGACGACGCTGTGCAGCGCATGTCCGCCCGCGACTGGTCCCCGCTGGGCGCCCTCGAATCGGTCCAGGCCGTCCTGGATGCGCTCTCGGTGGAACGCAACGACGAAGCCCAGCCGATCATGCCGCTGGCCACCATTTCGGTCACCGAGGACATGGCCACCGCCATGCGCATGCACGCCATGGGCTGGCAGAGCGTCTACCACCACGAGATCCTGGCGTACGGCCTGGCGCCGGAGGACCTGAAGACCATGCTCACCCAGCGGCTCCGCTGGGCCCAGGGCACCATCCAGGTGCTGCTCCGGGAGAACCCGCTGGTGCAGAAGGGCCTGAAAATCGGCCAGCGGCTGATGTACTTCGCCACCATGTGGACCTACCTGAGCGGCTTCGCGGCGGTTATCTACTTCGCAGCCCCCATCATCTACCTGCTGCTGGGCATCCTGCCCGTCACCAGCCTCAGCTGGGACTTCTTCATCCGGTTCATTCCGTTCATGGTGGTCAACCAGCTGCTGTTCGCGGTGGCCGGCCGCGGCATTCCCACGTGGCGCGGCCAGCAGTACAGCCTCGCCCTGTTCCCCACGTGGATCAAGGCGTGTACGACGGCGGCCCGCAACGTCTGGTTCGGCCGTCCCCTGGGGTTCGCGGTGACGCCCAAGGCGCGCCAAAGCGGCGGACCCAGCTGGAGCCTGATCCAGCCCCAGATCGTGGTGTCCATCCTGCTGGCCGTGGCCGCCGTCGTCGGAATTGTCCGCCTGGCCACCGGCCTGGCAGAACCGCTGGGCACCCTGGTGAACGTGGCCTGGGTGATCTTCGACCTGGTGGTCATGTCCATCCTGGTCCGCGCCGTGCTCTACAAGGGCTTTGAACCGCCCGCAGAATCCGCAGAACCAACACAATCCGAGAGGAATCCCGATGGAGTTTAGCTATGAGGTCAAGGACTCATATGCCGAGGTCAAGGCGGACGGGCGGCTGAACATGGTGTCCGCGCCCAAGCTCCGCGAGTTCGTCACGGACGTGATCGCCGGCGGGTCCAACCGGATCGTGGTCAACCTGGAGAACACCGCCTTCATGGATTCGTCCGGGCTGGGCGCCCTCATTGGCTGCCTGAAGGCTGCGCGGCAGGCCGGCGGGGACCTGCGGATCGCGGCAGTCCAGCCGCAGGTGAAGATGGTCCTGCAGCTCACCAGCATGGACAAGGTCCTCACGGCCTACCCGTCGGTCGAAGAGGCGTTCGGCAATGACTGAAGTGCTCGCCTCGCGCAGCTTCCGCGGGCTCGCCACCGAAGACGCCATCAACGATGTCCACAACGACATGGACAGCCTGTGGCTCGATGTGCCGTTCGTGAATGACATGGACCAGATGACGTTCACCACGGCGGTGATCGAGTCAGCGTCCAACATCGTCCAGCACGCCGAACCGGCGGGCGCGGATCCGGTGGAACTCGGCGTGGACATCACCGTGGAGCCGCTGCTGCTCCAGGCCCGCGTGAGCGCCTACAACGCCAAGCCGCCCTTCGGCCCCATGGAACCGGCAACGCCCGGCGAGGATGCCGAGTCCGGCCGCGGGCTTGCCCTGATCCAGGCCCTGGTGACCACCGTGACGTTCGAACGGCAGGACGGCACCAGCACCTGGGTCCTGTCCCGCACGTCTTCCCAGGACTGACTGCTGCCTGACGGTTGGGTTTGCCGGAACCCGGTTCCGGCAAACCTAACCACCGGCACTACGCCCGCACGCTACTGCGCGGCGGGGAACAGCACTGAGACGGTGGCTCCACCGCCTGGAGTTTCACTGATGCTCAGTTCGCCTCCGTGTGACTGGGCAATCCGCTGGCAGGTAGCCAGGCCCAGGCCTGTTCCCGGGCCGTCGCCGGGCCGGTGAAGCCGGACCAGCGGTTCCACCGCCCGTCCCCGGTCCGCCGGCCTGATGCCTTTGCCGTTGTCCGCCACATGGACGGTGACGCCGCCAGGGCAGGTGGTGGCGGTGATGGCCACTTCCAGGCCCCGCCCGGGCTCCCGGTAGTTCAGCGAGTTGGCCAGCAGGTTCTGGATCAGGGTGCGCAGCTGCTGGCGGTCGGCGGTGAGTTCCGCATCCTCGCACAGGAAACCGCTGCCCAGCCCCAGGTCCACCCCGAGGTCCTGGGCCGCTTCTGCCGTGACGGCCAGCAGGGACACCCGCTCCAGATGCAGCTCCCCATCCGCGCGGGCGTAGTTGAGCACGTCTTCGAGGGTTCCCAGCATGCGCCGGCCGCCCGTTCCGATCAGTCCCAGGTATTCGGCTGCCGGGTGGTCCGGGGCCATGCCGGGATCGTCCTCGGCCAGCTCAACGTAGCCCAGGATGGTGGTCAGCGGAGCGCGGAGGTCATGGCTCACGCGGCCGGCGAACTCGGACAGCATGGCGTTGCTGCGACGCAGCTCCACCAGGGCATGGTCAAGCTGGAGCGTCCGGTGCTGGAGTTCGAGGAGTTCCACCACCTGCTGGGCCAGCACCTCCACCAGGTCTATCTGCTCCGGCGTGGGGAGTTCGGCCTGGTCCGAAAAGACGCACAGCGAACCCAGCACCAGGCCATTAGACGTTCGCAGCGGCACGGAGGCGTAGAAGCGGACATCCGCGATTTCCCCCGTGACGAACGGGTTGGCGGCAAAGCGCGGGTCCAGGGAAGCGTCCCGCACCACAGTGGTTCCTGGATCCAGGAACACGGAGGCGCACATGGAGTCCTCGCGCGAGCAGATGCCGGCCGCGGTCCCGGACGCCGCAATCTGCAGCTGCTGGTCCGAGGTGATGATGTTGACCACGCCGTACGGCACCCCGCACAGTGATGCCGCCACGCGGACCAGGTTGTCGAGGGCGCCCTGCGCCTGGCGGTCAATAAGTATGGGGATAGTCCCCTCGTGGGCCGGCAGTAATCCGTATTCCTGCAGGCCAAGATCGCGTCCGGCGTCCTGATCGGTCAGCGTCTGCATAGCGTCCCGTCCATATTCTGTTGACTCCCCAGTCTGTGTCAGCAGGCCTTTGAAAGGCCTTTCCGTGATGATACCGGGTAGGCCGCGGCGGTGTTGTAGTCTCTTGACACCACACCCTTCCTGCCCTTAGATATTACGTATGCTGAAATAACAGTTCCATGATGCGGAACCTTAGTGGACATGCCTCGGCGAGTCCGTCACGAAGGCGCCGGGCAATCCGGCCTCCGCATAGCCGTCACCATGGATGCCAGCATCGCTACCGAGGAACCAGCCAGCATGAAGCTTGCCGAATTCAACAGCGCGGACCCCTCCTCCGCCGCAGACACCCTCAAGCCCTGCATCGATGTCACCCGCTGGGTGGATGCCGTCACCGCAGCCAGGCCCTTCGACACCAGGGAAGCCCTTTTGGCGTTCGCGTCCGGGGCCGCCAACCCCTTCACCCCCGCCGAGGTGGAGGCCGCCATGGCCCACCACCCCAGGATCGGGGAACGGCCGACGGCGGGTACAGCCGAGGCGTCCATGTCCCGCTCCGAGCAGGCCGGCGTGGATCCCGCGGACGCCGCGGCGGCGGAGGCGCTGGCCCGCGGCAACCGGGAGTACGAGGAAAAGTTCGGCCGGGTGTTCCTTATCCGCGCCGCCGGCCGTACCGCGCCGGAAATCCTTGCGGCACTCAACAGCCGGCTCGCCAACACCCCCGCAGAGGAAGACACCATCGTGGCCCAGCAGCTGCGCGAAATCGCCGTACTCCGGCTCGAAGGACTGATCACCGAATGAGCGTCTCCCACGTCACCACCCACATCCTCGACACCGGTGCCGGGCGCCCGGCGGCGGGCGTCGCCGTCGTCCTTTCGAAGAACGACGCCGGCACCTGGCGTGAGCTCGCCGCCTCCACTACCGATGCGGACGGCCGCGCGAAGGACCTTGGCCCCGAGCAGCTGGAACCGGGCCACTACAAGCTGAACTTTGACACCGGCACGTATTACGCCGGCCTGCAGACCGCCACTTTCTTCCCCGAAGTGGACCTGGTTTTCGAAGTATCGGGCCCTGAGCACTACCACGTCCCGCTGCTGCTGAGCCCGTTCGCCTACTCCACCTACCGGGGCAGCTAGCACCCGTCCCGCTGCACCTTCGGCCTACGTCGCAGACCGTCCTGCCGGACACCGTGTCGTGCCGGTCACAGATCCCGGCATAGGATCGAATGGAGAAATCGACCAGCGCTTGCGGCCCTCCGGCACGCAAGCGGCAGCGACGACGTGGGAGCGCCTGATGGCTTCGAACAACCACCCCGAACCCGACGCGGACGCCGAAAGCGGCCCGTCCGGCGGGGTGCAGTCCGTGGAGCGCGCCCTCGCGGTCCTGGAAATCCTGGCACGTGAAGGCCAGGCCGGAGTCAGTGAAATTGCCGAGGAAATGGGCATCCACAAGTCCACGGTGTCCCGGCTGATGGGATCCCTGGTCAGCCGGGACATGGTCCAGCAGAACAGCGACCGCGGAAAATACCAGCTGGGATTCGGCATCCTCCGACTCGCCAGCGTCATCCCCGGCCGGCTCAGCCTGGTCCACGAGGCACGGCCAGTCCTGGAGGGCCTCGCGGCCGAGTTCAAGGAGACGGTCAACCTGGCTGTACTGCGCTCCAACTACGCGGTCAACGTGGACCAGGCCATGGGACCCTCCACGCTGGCCACCTACGACTGGGTGGGCAGCCTGACCCCGCTGCACGCCACGTCCAGCGGAAAGATCCTCCTGGCCGCACTGGCTACGGAGGAACGCGACAGGATCCTGAAGGAGACCGGCCTCCCGGCCCGCACGTCCCGCACCGTCACCAACCGGCAGGAACTGGACCGCCAGCTGCTGGAAGCCGGCAACAAGGGTTACGCGGTGGTCCGCGAAGAGTTCGAGATCGGCCTGAACGCCATAGCGGTGCCGGTGCTCAACCACCAGGGCAACGTGGTGGGCTCCATCAGCATTTCCGGTCCGGCCTTCCGCTTCGACCCGGAAAAGATTCCGGGCCTGGTGGAGGCACTCCGGGAGGCAGGCCTCCAGATCAGCGCCAACATGGGGTACTCCAGGCGCTAAGCACCCCTAAGAATGGCCCTGGCCCGTATGGGTCGGGGCCATTCTTGTGTCCATTTCGGGCGATTTTGGTTCCCCCTGCGCAACCGTCGCCGCAGTGTGCAACAAATAGATTTCGCTTTCCTCACTGTCAAGCGGCCGGGTCTTGTTCCACCGGCAAGGTGAAATACCTTGACTTTAAATGTGGCGTAGCGCACTCTGTTGCCTAACGCGAATACTGTTGACCCTTGCGAAACACTCCCCAGGTGCTTTACCCGTCCGCCATCCCGGTCCGTCGGTATCTTCCAGCCGCCGCGACCCATACCAGAGGTAACTCCACGCACCACGCCTGCCGGCGCCGGGAAGAGACTGCCGGCAAGCACCTGCCTTAAAACAGCTACGCACCATCTACGGCGACATCATGGCCTTCAACTCCGGCGAAGTCCCCCAAGCTTCGATCCGGCGGACGCGCCAGGCCCTGCCATTGCGCATGTCCATGACCGCCGAGCAAAGGATCCAGCTCATGGCTATCAATAGTGAATTAACCACCCCTAAACCCGGGCGTCCCGAGGACGACCAGGACAGCATTCCCGCCGAGGACGCACTCACGGAACCCCTCCCGGACACCGAGGAGTACGACCAGATCCTCGAGGAACTGCGCCAGACCAAGACCGAACATGCGGTGTCCCAGCGCCGCAACCGCAAGCTCACCCTGGACAAGGCAACTTTCGGAATCACGGGCGCCATCGCCGTCGCCTTCGTGCTCTGGGGTTTCTTCGGCAAGGACAGCCTGGCCGCCACCTCCAAGGACGCCCTTGATTGGGTCATGGAGTACACGGGCTGGCTCTTCATGGTCCTCGCCTCCCTGTTTGTCGTCTTCGTCCTGTGGCTGGCCATGGGGAAGTTCGGCAACATCCCCCTCGGCAAGGACGGCGAAAAGCCCGAATTCCGCACCGTGTCCTGGATCGCCATGATGTTCGCGGCCGGCATGGGCATCGGCCTGATGTTCTACGGCGTCGCAGAGCCGCTCTACCACTTCATCTCGCCGCCACCCGGAACGGTTGACGGCCGCACACCCGCCGCCATCCAAACCGCCATGGCCACCTCGATCTTCCACTGGACCCTGCACCCCTGGGCCATGTACGCCGTGGTGGGCATTGCGATGGCCTACGGGACCTACCGGCTGGGCCGCAAGCAACTGATCTCCGCAGCGTTCACGTCACTGTTCGGCATCCGGACGGTTGAGGGACCGGTGGGCAAGTTCATCAACATCCTTGCCATCTTCGCCACGCTCTTCGGCACCGCCGCATCGCTGGGCCTGGGCGCCCTGCAGATCGGCAGCGGCCTCACCTCCAACGGCTGGGTGGGCGAAGTGGGAACCCCGGCACTGGTGGCCATCGTGGCCATCCTGACGGCATGCTTCGTGGCGTCCGCAGTCTCCGGCATCAGCCGCGGCATCCAGTGGCTGTCCAATATCAACATGGTCCTGGCCGTGGTCCTGGCGCTCATCGTGTTCATCGCCGGCCCCACCCTGTTCATCCTGAACCTCATCCCCTCGGCCGTGGGCGACTACGCCCGCGATCTGGCGGAGATGTCCTCCCGCACCGAGGCAGTTGGGGACGAGGCCCTGCGCACCTGGATGTCCAGTTGGACCATCTTCTACTGGGCCTGGTGGATCTCCTGGACGCCCTTCGTCGGCATGTTCATCGCCCGCATCAGCCGCGGCCGCACCATCCGGCAGTTCGTCACCGGCGTCCTCCTGGTTCCCAGCGTTGTCAGCGTGATCTGGTTCGGAATTTTCGGCGGGGCAGCATTCGATGTGCAGCAGAAAGCTGACGAGGCAGGCCAGCCCGGCCTGATGACCGTCACCGACGGCGTGGCTTCGATCGACTTTGACGGGGCACTGTTCAACCTGGTGAAGAACCTGCCGATGCCGGGCTGGCTGACAGCCGCGGTGATCGTGCTGGCGATGGTCCTCGTAGCCATCTTCTTCATCACGGGCGCGGATTCAGCCTCACTGATCATGTCCTCCCTCAGCTCCAACGGAGCCTCGGATCCCAAGCGCGGACTCGTGATCTTCTGGGGCGCCCTCACCGGCGCCGTGGCCGCGGTGATGCTGCTGGCCGGCGGCGATGAACCGTCCGAAGCGTTGTCAGGCCTGCAAAGGATCACCATTGTGGCGGCGCTGCCGTTCGTCGTGGTGATGCTGCTGCTGTGCTTCGCCCTCGCCAAGGACCTGCGGCGGGACCCGCTGTCGCTGCGCCGCCGCCTGGCGACGTCCGTCGTCGAACGCGCCATCCGCACCGGCGTCGAACAGCACGGCGGCGTCCAGTTCGACCTAGTGACCCGGCACGAACACAGCGAGAAGTGCGCGGAAGGGGAATCCTGCCCCGGCACGGGTTCCAGCGCTGTTTCCAGCGCCGAGGCCAGCAAGAACTAGCCAAACCACGCAAAAGAAGGTCCGGCCCTGGTGGATTTCCACCGGGGCCGGACCCTTTTTGCTTCCCGCGCCCTTCAGGCGAGGACCAGGCTTTCCTCCGGTTCCACGGTGGATCAGCCGAACTGTCCACCGAGGCGCCCGCCATGGGCCGGCTGCAGTGGCCGGGTGCAGGCACTGGCCGGGCGCATGGAGGTGGACCTCCTGCCGGGGTGGGGTTCGGGCATTTCCGTTGTGCTGCCGCTCGACCCGCCAGCGGCGCCGGGTGACGTCGCCGGCTGGAACCTGCTCCAAACGGTTTGGCCGCCAAGACAGCTTCAGTACGGGCCTAAACCCAGATCTGGTAGCCGGTGCCCTTGTCGAAAAGGCGGCGGGTATCGGCGCCGGCGCCGGCGAGCCACAGGACCGAATCGTCGTCCGCGGCCTGGTCCACCACGCCCGTCGCCACGTGCTCCCCGAGCAACCACACCTCCACGGTGTGTCCGGGAAGGCGGGCCCAGTCGGCCCGGACTCCCTGCACCGGCACGCTCTTTCCGCGGCCGTTCAGCCTTGCCTCGAGGGTGCTGCTTCCGGCATCCGCGACGGCGTGCACGCTGGGGTTCATCTCTTCCTCCGGATAGTGCGGTCAACCCTTCTGGGTTCGCATTGATATTTTTTTGATATATCAATGGTGATCAAAGTATGACCCGGGTCACACGGGGCGTCAACACCGTTCCGGAATGTCGGCGGCATCGGCAGGAAATACGCCGCGCGCACAGCTGAACGGCAGCGCGATGGTGGCGCGGGCTGCTGGAGGGCGTGCCCCAACAGCGCCTGACGGTCGGCGTAATTGCAGGGCATCCGCTGACGGGATCCCCGTGGACCGACCCAAGGAGGCACTCAGGCGCTGAACAATGCCTCACGGACGGCGCGCTCGAACCCGCTGACGTGCACGCGCGCCAGATCGGCCGCGCTGTCCTCATCGCCGTCGATGACCGCCCGCAGCAGGTTCAGGTGTTCATGCACATGGACCGAGAGGTCCGGCAGGCGGTCCACCACCATGCACCAGATCCTCGTTGCCAGGTTGTCGTAGCGGATCAGGATGTCTTCGAGGTGCGGGTTGGCGGCTGCCGCATAGATGCTGTGGTGGACCCGGGAATCCAGCTGGAGGGTTTCCACCACGGAGGCTGCGCTGACATCGAAGGCCTCAACCTCGGCCAAAATGTCTTTGAGGTTCGCCCGGACGGCCGGCGAGGCAACACGCGCTGCGCGCGAAGCTGCCAAGGGCTCCAGTTGCGCGCGGATCTCAGAGATGAACGAAAGGTCGGTCACATCCACGCGGGTGGCGAAGGTGCCGCGCCGGGGGTAGGTCACCACCAGCCTGTCCAGTTCCAGCCGCTTGAGGGCCTCGCGAACGGGCGTCCGCCCCACGCCCAGTGATTTGGACAGCGCATCGTCGTTAAGCAGGTCGCCCGGCTTGATGTCCAGCATCAGCAGCCTGTCGCGGATGCTTTCGTAGGCCACGTCCGCTAGCGATTTCCTGGCGGCATCTTCCGCGAGCGCCAAAGTTTCAATTGCCATCGCAGGACCTCTTCCCCTTGAGTCGAAAAAACCTATTGACCTCACCCACCGACCAGTATACGCTGATCTCCAACCTAATATATCAGTACGCAACACAGGAATATATCTATAGAAGGAGGAGACATGACCCTGGTGGAAACAGCCTCATCGACGGCCCTCGGCGGGACCACGCTTACCGAAACGGTTGAGCAGCCGACGGATCAGAAGTTTGTCCTGACCCTGTCCTGCGGCGAGCGCGCCGGCATCGTCCAGGCCGTGACAACCTTCCTGTTCGACCGCGGCTTCAACATTGACGAGCACCAGCAGTTCGATGACAGCCTCCGCGAAACGCTGCACCTGCGTACCGCGTTCTCCGGTTCGCCGGCCTACACCCGGGAAACGCTCGAAGAAGAGTTCCGTCCCAT
It encodes the following:
- a CDS encoding ATP-binding protein: MTEVLASRSFRGLATEDAINDVHNDMDSLWLDVPFVNDMDQMTFTTAVIESASNIVQHAEPAGADPVELGVDITVEPLLLQARVSAYNAKPPFGPMEPATPGEDAESGRGLALIQALVTTVTFERQDGTSTWVLSRTSSQD
- a CDS encoding GAF domain-containing sensor histidine kinase, whose product is MQTLTDQDAGRDLGLQEYGLLPAHEGTIPILIDRQAQGALDNLVRVAASLCGVPYGVVNIITSDQQLQIAASGTAAGICSREDSMCASVFLDPGTTVVRDASLDPRFAANPFVTGEIADVRFYASVPLRTSNGLVLGSLCVFSDQAELPTPEQIDLVEVLAQQVVELLELQHRTLQLDHALVELRRSNAMLSEFAGRVSHDLRAPLTTILGYVELAEDDPGMAPDHPAAEYLGLIGTGGRRMLGTLEDVLNYARADGELHLERVSLLAVTAEAAQDLGVDLGLGSGFLCEDAELTADRQQLRTLIQNLLANSLNYREPGRGLEVAITATTCPGGVTVHVADNGKGIRPADRGRAVEPLVRLHRPGDGPGTGLGLATCQRIAQSHGGELSISETPGGGATVSVLFPAAQ
- a CDS encoding STAS domain-containing protein — its product is MEFSYEVKDSYAEVKADGRLNMVSAPKLREFVTDVIAGGSNRIVVNLENTAFMDSSGLGALIGCLKAARQAGGDLRIAAVQPQVKMVLQLTSMDKVLTAYPSVEEAFGND
- a CDS encoding IclR family transcriptional regulator — protein: MASNNHPEPDADAESGPSGGVQSVERALAVLEILAREGQAGVSEIAEEMGIHKSTVSRLMGSLVSRDMVQQNSDRGKYQLGFGILRLASVIPGRLSLVHEARPVLEGLAAEFKETVNLAVLRSNYAVNVDQAMGPSTLATYDWVGSLTPLHATSSGKILLAALATEERDRILKETGLPARTSRTVTNRQELDRQLLEAGNKGYAVVREEFEIGLNAIAVPVLNHQGNVVGSISISGPAFRFDPEKIPGLVEALREAGLQISANMGYSRR
- the uraH gene encoding hydroxyisourate hydrolase, translated to MSVSHVTTHILDTGAGRPAAGVAVVLSKNDAGTWRELAASTTDADGRAKDLGPEQLEPGHYKLNFDTGTYYAGLQTATFFPEVDLVFEVSGPEHYHVPLLLSPFAYSTYRGS
- the uraD gene encoding 2-oxo-4-hydroxy-4-carboxy-5-ureidoimidazoline decarboxylase yields the protein MKLAEFNSADPSSAADTLKPCIDVTRWVDAVTAARPFDTREALLAFASGAANPFTPAEVEAAMAHHPRIGERPTAGTAEASMSRSEQAGVDPADAAAAEALARGNREYEEKFGRVFLIRAAGRTAPEILAALNSRLANTPAEEDTIVAQQLREIAVLRLEGLITE
- a CDS encoding glycosyltransferase family 2 protein, producing MTRFWTRVVVVLTVITGVNYIAWRWMASLNWEAWWIALPLVIAETYSLIDVMLFGMTVWNLKIRKGAPEPPADATVDVFITTYNEDLDMVLTTALAAQRIRHPHSTWILDDGARPEMKALAERHGLGYVTRSEDWTKDLPRHAKAGNLNNALMQTDGEFLLILDADQIPEPDILEKTLGYFNNSKVALVQTPQYFSNVPADDPLGSQAPLFYGPIQQGKDGWNAAFFCGSNAILRREALMQLGLVGYVKETEKSIRRALAASRQAIRQARKSTDMDSLVAQVLDEVEAATVEAQQELDSGMALSEITYRVRRRVDTAVQTLVQADVEALQSDLEEIAAMELAHVGEAGVPVVADDAVQRMSARDWSPLGALESVQAVLDALSVERNDEAQPIMPLATISVTEDMATAMRMHAMGWQSVYHHEILAYGLAPEDLKTMLTQRLRWAQGTIQVLLRENPLVQKGLKIGQRLMYFATMWTYLSGFAAVIYFAAPIIYLLLGILPVTSLSWDFFIRFIPFMVVNQLLFAVAGRGIPTWRGQQYSLALFPTWIKACTTAARNVWFGRPLGFAVTPKARQSGGPSWSLIQPQIVVSILLAVAAVVGIVRLATGLAEPLGTLVNVAWVIFDLVVMSILVRAVLYKGFEPPAESAEPTQSERNPDGV
- a CDS encoding GntR family transcriptional regulator; the protein is MAIETLALAEDAARKSLADVAYESIRDRLLMLDIKPGDLLNDDALSKSLGVGRTPVREALKRLELDRLVVTYPRRGTFATRVDVTDLSFISEIRAQLEPLAASRAARVASPAVRANLKDILAEVEAFDVSAASVVETLQLDSRVHHSIYAAAANPHLEDILIRYDNLATRIWCMVVDRLPDLSVHVHEHLNLLRAVIDGDEDSAADLARVHVSGFERAVREALFSA
- a CDS encoding BCCT family transporter, with amino-acid sequence MAINSELTTPKPGRPEDDQDSIPAEDALTEPLPDTEEYDQILEELRQTKTEHAVSQRRNRKLTLDKATFGITGAIAVAFVLWGFFGKDSLAATSKDALDWVMEYTGWLFMVLASLFVVFVLWLAMGKFGNIPLGKDGEKPEFRTVSWIAMMFAAGMGIGLMFYGVAEPLYHFISPPPGTVDGRTPAAIQTAMATSIFHWTLHPWAMYAVVGIAMAYGTYRLGRKQLISAAFTSLFGIRTVEGPVGKFINILAIFATLFGTAASLGLGALQIGSGLTSNGWVGEVGTPALVAIVAILTACFVASAVSGISRGIQWLSNINMVLAVVLALIVFIAGPTLFILNLIPSAVGDYARDLAEMSSRTEAVGDEALRTWMSSWTIFYWAWWISWTPFVGMFIARISRGRTIRQFVTGVLLVPSVVSVIWFGIFGGAAFDVQQKADEAGQPGLMTVTDGVASIDFDGALFNLVKNLPMPGWLTAAVIVLAMVLVAIFFITGADSASLIMSSLSSNGASDPKRGLVIFWGALTGAVAAVMLLAGGDEPSEALSGLQRITIVAALPFVVVMLLLCFALAKDLRRDPLSLRRRLATSVVERAIRTGVEQHGGVQFDLVTRHEHSEKCAEGESCPGTGSSAVSSAEASKN